A genomic region of Mesorhizobium sp. NZP2077 contains the following coding sequences:
- the purU gene encoding formyltetrahydrofolate deformylase, which yields MSQLQILTLTCDDSPGIVAAVATGLTALGANIAESSQFWDRTSNRFFMRLAVEGDESLSSASIERALGPAIEHFSLCVHTVNARRRPKIIIMVSKFDHAMLHLLYQIKVGWLNADVVAIVSNHEDSRGAAEREGFAYHYWPVCKDTKTEQENKLLCLVRETAADLLILARYMQVLSDDMSTRLFGKVINIHHSFLPSFKGAKPYHQAYERGVKLIGATAHYVTPNLDEGPIIDQETERVTHSMNAEDFIATGRDIESRVLARAVKLHLEQRIMLNGNKTIVFSN from the coding sequence ATGTCTCAACTCCAGATTCTAACTCTAACCTGCGATGACAGCCCCGGCATTGTAGCAGCCGTCGCAACCGGACTGACTGCGCTCGGTGCCAACATTGCCGAGAGCAGCCAATTCTGGGACCGCACCAGCAATCGCTTCTTCATGCGTCTGGCCGTCGAAGGAGACGAGTCGCTTTCGAGCGCGTCAATCGAGCGTGCGCTCGGACCGGCGATCGAGCACTTCAGTTTGTGTGTTCACACCGTCAATGCGCGCCGGAGGCCGAAGATCATCATAATGGTGTCGAAATTCGATCATGCGATGCTTCATTTGCTTTACCAGATCAAGGTTGGTTGGCTGAACGCGGACGTGGTTGCGATCGTTTCTAACCACGAAGACAGCCGTGGGGCCGCCGAGCGGGAGGGCTTTGCCTATCATTACTGGCCGGTATGCAAGGACACCAAGACCGAGCAGGAAAATAAACTTCTGTGTCTCGTGCGCGAGACTGCCGCGGACCTCTTGATCCTGGCCCGGTACATGCAAGTCCTGTCTGACGACATGTCAACTCGCCTGTTCGGCAAGGTTATCAACATCCATCATTCCTTCCTTCCCTCCTTCAAAGGCGCAAAGCCGTATCATCAGGCCTACGAGAGAGGAGTGAAGCTTATCGGGGCGACTGCGCATTACGTGACGCCCAACCTCGACGAGGGTCCCATCATAGATCAGGAAACTGAGCGCGTAACGCACTCAATGAACGCCGAGGATTTCATCGCGACGGGCCGCGATATTGAAAGCCGCGTCCTTGCACGGGCCGTCAAGCTGCATCTGGAGCAGCGGATCATGCTCAACGGAAATAAAACAATCGTATTCTCAAATTAA
- a CDS encoding transposase has protein sequence MADKSNEITAIPLLVKELAASGALACSFVSIDAMGCQSDIAETIVDLCGDYLLATKDNQKTAHADSSISTPLPSMRSMRSPRSKGAMAASRRAVISSHSASTG, from the coding sequence GTGGCCGACAAATCCAATGAGATCACCGCCATTCCCTTGCTGGTGAAGGAACTGGCCGCGTCCGGAGCGCTGGCGTGCAGTTTCGTTTCCATCGACGCCATGGGCTGTCAGTCCGACATCGCGGAGACGATCGTCGATCTCTGCGGCGACTATCTCTTGGCCACCAAGGACAATCAGAAGACTGCCCATGCCGACAGCTCTATTTCGACGCCGCTCCCGTCAATGAGATCGATGCGCTCACCGAGGTCGAAAGGGGCCATGGCCGCATCTAGACGCGCCGTCATCTCGTCTCACAGCGCGTCGACTGGATGA